The Methylobacterium currus genome contains a region encoding:
- a CDS encoding NAD(P)/FAD-dependent oxidoreductase: protein MTERLVVIGNGMASLRFLERLTEAAPGRFDVTCVGAEPVAAYNRVLLSSLLGGEVDEAACTFRGLDWYAEHGITLVTGAPATAIDTAERIVRVGEGLVLPFDKLVLAVGSVPIRLPKPGMDLPGVITFRDLADVAAIRRAAVAGARAIVIGGGLLGLEAAVGLARLGVDTTLLHVMDRLMERQLDHAAAGLVREAMEARGVRVMLNADTAAIEGDGRVERLRLADGTVLPADLVVMSVGVRPSTALAAGAGLDIGRGIRVDDTMATSVPGIYALGECAEHRGQTYGLVEPAYEQAEVLARHLCGAEAAYAGTSLATSLKVSGLPVFSAGAVDVPDGAEAVTWSDPAAGLYRKLVIDGDRLIGAVFVGDVAEQGWCKTLIRTGDILGPDDRDNLMFGRPTPQPLAA, encoded by the coding sequence ATGACCGAGCGTCTCGTCGTCATCGGCAACGGCATGGCCTCGCTCCGCTTCCTGGAGCGGCTGACCGAGGCGGCCCCCGGCCGCTTCGACGTCACCTGCGTCGGCGCCGAGCCGGTGGCGGCCTATAACCGGGTGCTCCTGTCCTCGCTGCTCGGCGGCGAGGTCGACGAGGCGGCCTGCACCTTCCGCGGCCTCGACTGGTACGCGGAGCACGGCATCACCCTGGTCACCGGCGCGCCCGCCACCGCGATCGATACCGCGGAGCGCATCGTGCGGGTCGGCGAGGGGCTGGTGCTTCCTTTCGACAAGCTCGTGCTGGCCGTCGGCTCGGTGCCGATCCGGTTGCCGAAACCCGGGATGGACCTGCCCGGCGTCATCACCTTCCGCGACCTCGCCGACGTGGCGGCGATCCGCCGGGCGGCGGTGGCGGGGGCGCGGGCGATCGTGATCGGCGGCGGCCTCCTCGGGCTCGAGGCGGCGGTCGGGCTGGCGCGGCTCGGCGTCGACACCACGCTCCTCCACGTCATGGACCGGCTGATGGAGCGCCAGCTCGACCACGCCGCCGCGGGTCTCGTCCGCGAGGCGATGGAGGCCCGCGGCGTCCGGGTGATGCTGAACGCCGACACCGCGGCCATCGAGGGCGACGGACGGGTCGAGCGCCTCCGCCTCGCCGACGGCACGGTGCTGCCGGCCGACCTCGTGGTGATGTCGGTCGGCGTGCGGCCGTCCACCGCGCTCGCCGCCGGCGCCGGGCTCGACATCGGCCGCGGCATCCGCGTCGACGACACGATGGCGACCTCGGTGCCGGGGATCTACGCGCTTGGCGAGTGCGCCGAGCATCGCGGCCAGACCTACGGCCTCGTCGAGCCGGCCTACGAGCAGGCCGAGGTGCTGGCCCGCCACCTCTGCGGGGCCGAGGCCGCTTACGCCGGCACCTCGCTCGCGACGAGCCTGAAGGTCTCCGGGCTGCCGGTCTTCTCCGCCGGCGCCGTCGACGTGCCGGACGGCGCCGAGGCCGTGACCTGGAGCGACCCCGCCGCGGGCCTCTACCGCAAGCTCGTGATCGACGGCGACCGCCTGATCGGCGCGGTCTTCGTCGGCGACGTCGCCGAGCAGGGCTGGTGCAAGACCCTGATCCGCACCGGCGACATCCTCGGCCCCGACGACCGGGACAACCTCATGTTCGGTCGTCCCACTCCCCAACCCCTCGCAGCGTGA